TTGGCGATGGCCTGCAGATAGATTTCGGGATCAGGCTTGCCATGTTGCGTCTCGTCGCCGAACAAGGCGAATTGAAAATAGCTAGCTAAATCGAGCTTTTCTAAAATCGCCTGGGTTTCGTTTCGATAAGAGGAAGTGACCAAGCCACAACTGATTTGGTGGTGGCCGCAAGCTTTAAGGAAGGCACGAGTACCTGGGATGAGTTCAAAATTGCCGTGCTGAACCAGCGCTGTTCGCTGTTTCAAAAAGGCCGAAAAGAGTGTATCAAACGGAAAGCCTGTCCCATAGTGTTCCGTGAAAGTTTGCTGAATACCGCTCATGGGCATGCCAAGAATGTGACGATAAAAATCAACCGTAAGATGATAGCCATTATCGGCTAGTAACTGGTCCCAGATGGCATAGTATTTGGCTTCAGAGTTAATCAGCGTCCCATCCATGTCAAAGAGAATACATCGCACAGATCAACGACCTCCTTTTTAGCTGAACTTAACCTAATCAGACCGTGACAACTTCTGTTTGCGCCGTCAGCTGATCTTTAATTTTGGCAGGTAAGCTGTTGTCAGTGATTAAGTAATCAATATCATGCCAATTTGCATACTGGGAAAGTGATGAGGAACTAGCTTTTGAACTGTCCGCTAAGACGAAGTTCAGGCGACTGTTTTGAATGATCTTGTGTTTAATTTCGACATCGTCAAGACTGTTTGAACTTGGACCATTGTGCTCAGCGAAGCCGGATGTGCCTAAGAATGCCATGTCCATCCTGATTTTTTCGATGAAGCCGAGTGTTTGTGTGCCCATTGTCGCAAACGTCAAAGGATCGACCGAGCCGCCAACACTGATGAGATGATTTTGACTGGTCACGAGTTCATTCACAACAGGCATGGAGTTTGTGATGATCGTATGGCCAGCCGTTTCTTTTAACAGACTTGCAAAGGTCAGCGCCGTGCTGCCGGCATCAATAAAAATAGTTGAGCGCTGGGAAACATAGGACAGCGCTTTTTTGCAGATGGCCAGTTTTTGTTCGTGAAAACTGGCCATTCTTTGTTCAACTGGCGGAATATTGAAATCCTGAACGGGCATCACTGCACCGTACCATTTCTTGACGGCACCAGAATTGTCGAGTTCCTGCAGATCGCGCCGAATTGTTTCGCGAGATACGTTGAAATAAGTGGCTAACTCGGTGATCTTCATGGTTCCTTGATGTGAGATCAGATCAACGAGCTGTTTTTGTCTGTCAATGGCACTTAATTTTGCCATGGCTAATCACCTTCTCGCTTTCGATTGTAGCAAATACAACGCAACAACGCCACGATTTGTTGATTATCAAACATAAAATGTGGCAATTTAAACATTTTGTATTGCAAGGTACACATTAGCCGGCTATACTGAACTTGTCAAAAGGAATATCAGCCTTGAGGAGGAGAATTCTTATGAAGTTGCAACTTGCATTAGACGATATCTCGCTTGTAGATGCGTTGGTTCTGGCCGAAAAAGTTCGAGACTATGTCGACATTTTTGAAATTGGCTCCCCGTTTATCATCCAAGAAGGGATGCGCGCCGTTCGCGAATTTCGGCGTTATTTTCCGGAAAAAAAGATCCTGGCCGATACCAAGATTATGGATGCAGGCGAGTATGAAGCTGAGCTTACCTTTAAAGCTGGTGCGGACTACTGCACAGTTCTCGGTGTGACGGACATCTTGACGATCAAAGCTTGTCTTGCTGCGGCAAAGAAATATGGCAAGCAAGTCTTTGTTGATACGATCTGTGTGCCTGACTTGAACACCCGCATCAAGGAACTTGAGGATGTTGGGGTTGATAGCATCAGTGTTCATGTTGGCGTTGATGAGCAAGCAGTGGGGCAAACACCTTTGAATGCATTGAAGCAAGTTAAACAACTGAGTAAGCACTCACAGCTGTCAGTCGCAGGCGGCATTAAAGTCAGCACGGTTGACCAGTATCAGGCCCTTGGCGCAGATATCATTATTGTTGGCGGCGGGGTGAATCATGCCGACGATCCTGTCGCAACAGCGAAGGCTTTGGCCGACAAAATTCATTCGCATGAAAATGTAAGCGCTTAATAAGGAGAAATGATCATGGAAGCAAAAAGTTTGAAGACAATTATCAGCGAACTGGATCAATATGCGCCAATGATTGATGACACCCAAGTCGAAACTGTTGCCAAGATGGCTTTTCAAGCAAATCGGATTTTTGTCGGCGGTGCAGGTCGCTCTGGTTTTGCAGGTCGCGGTTTTGCTATGCGACTCATGCATTTGGGATTGCACGCCTATTTTGTCGGGGAAACCACGACCCCATCAATTGGGGAAGGCGACCTACTTGTGATCGGCTCTGGTTCCGGATCGACGGGTAGCCTGGTGGTTGATGCTAAGAAGGCAAAAGCGGTGGGCGCTAAATTGGCAACGGTGACGATTTATCCAACAGCCGAAATCGGCAGTCTGGCCGATGCGATCATTGCGATTCCTGGCGAAACGCCTAAAAACGAAACAGGGGCAGCCGACACTGCTCATTCGGTGCAACCAATGGGGACCTTGTTTGAACAGCTCAGTTGGTTAACTTATGACGCCATTATTTTGGAATTAATGAAATTGACCGGCGAGACGACTGACACGATGTTTCCTCGTCATGCTAATTTGGAATAGGCCACCATCATCATGATGATAAAAGCGCAAACGGAGCGTTAAGAAAGAGGGATCATTATGGACCTAAAGGTAGCGCAAGCGAAAGTCCAGAAATTTGGGGCAACACTTAGCGCAATGGTTATGCCAAATATTGGTGTTTTCATTGGCTGGGGATTATTAACTGCACTATTTATTCCAACAGGTTGGACGCCGAATAAGCAGTTGAATGAATTGGTCGGCCCCATTCTGACTTACTTGCTTCCTGCACTGATTGGTTACACGGCGGGGGCCAACATTTATGGACGTCGAGGCGGGGTCATTGGAGCTTTTGCAACCCTTGGCGTCATTGTTGGCTCGAGTGTCACGATGCTGGTTGGCGGCATGATTATGGGTCCAATCGGTGCAATCTTATTGAAAAAGTTTGATAAGCTGGTTAAAGGCAAAGTTAAACCTGGCATGGAAATGTTGGTGGATAACTTCTCGCTAGGTATTCTTGGCTTTATTCTGGTCATTTTAGGTTTCTTGGCAATTGCCCCTATTATTACGGGTATTCAGAACTTCTTGTCTGCTGGCGTTAATTTCATGACCAAACGTGATTTGATTCCTTTAACCAGTTTGTTTGTGCAGCCAGCGCAGATTTTATTCTTAAATAATGCGATTAATCATGGCATCATGGTGCCACTTGGACTGCAACAAGCAGCCGAAGCGGGTAAGTCAATCTTGTTCCTAGTTGAAGCTAATGGCGCAATTTGGGTTGGGACAGCCTTAGCATTTGCAAAGTTTGGGACAGGTATTGCGAAGAAAACGGCTCCTGGGGCAGCGGTTATCATGTTCTTTGGTGGTATTGCTGAAGTTGTTTTTCCTTATTGCCTAATGATGCCGCTGACTATTCTTGGCCCGATGGCTGGTAATATCTTTTCACTAACCGTCCTTTCACTCTTTGGTGGTGGCACAGTTGGGCCACCATCTCCGGGATCGGTATTCGCCTTTTACATGATGACGCCTAAGAGCAGCCTTCTAGTTAATTCCATTGCTTACTTTGGCGCATTGGCGGTTTCGTTTGCAGTGACGGGACTAATCCTCAAGTTTGTTCGGCAGCCAAATGCTAGTAAGATGCTTTCAAGCTTTGACACGGCTGCTGTAGCTACTGCAGGCCCTGCCGCGCCAGCTGTTTCTGAGGAACTTCAAACAGCTGAAAAAGATGATGGCATTGCGGTAGCACCCAAGAATCAGTTGCGCCACCTAAATCGGATTATTTTTGCTTGTGATGCTGGTATGGGTTCATCAGCAATGGGGGCTTCAATATTAAGTGCCGAACTCAAGAAGGTCGGCCTGTCACCAGAAGTGGACCATATGGCGGTTGCAGATATTGGCGATGAAACCAGTAGAGCAGATCTGATTGTTACTAATGAAAGTATAGAGCCGCGGGCAGAAATGATGAGTAAAGGCAGTCTGCCAATTTTAACGGTTAAAAATTTTATGGATCGAACAGAATATCAGCGCATCATTGATCAGATAAGAACGATGGTGGGTGACACTGACGATCATGTAACGCAAAAACAAGCAGCCGAAGAAACGGCAATAACGCTACAAGTTGCCGAGCAAGTGCTTGAAAAACCACTGTTTCCA
This genomic window from Lacticaseibacillus paracasei subsp. paracasei contains:
- a CDS encoding HAD family hydrolase, which produces MRCILFDMDGTLINSEAKYYAIWDQLLADNGYHLTVDFYRHILGMPMSGIQQTFTEHYGTGFPFDTLFSAFLKQRTALVQHGNFELIPGTRAFLKACGHHQISCGLVTSSYRNETQAILEKLDLASYFQFALFGDETQHGKPDPEIYLQAIAKSGFPPDEVVAFEDSKNGILSAKNAGLAVYRIENPIPIDADILDLVTVSFSNYDEALEFFHLNQEQLQ
- a CDS encoding DeoR/GlpR family DNA-binding transcription regulator; amino-acid sequence: MAKLSAIDRQKQLVDLISHQGTMKITELATYFNVSRETIRRDLQELDNSGAVKKWYGAVMPVQDFNIPPVEQRMASFHEQKLAICKKALSYVSQRSTIFIDAGSTALTFASLLKETAGHTIITNSMPVVNELVTSQNHLISVGGSVDPLTFATMGTQTLGFIEKIRMDMAFLGTSGFAEHNGPSSNSLDDVEIKHKIIQNSRLNFVLADSSKASSSSLSQYANWHDIDYLITDNSLPAKIKDQLTAQTEVVTV
- the hxlA gene encoding 3-hexulose-6-phosphate synthase, whose product is MKLQLALDDISLVDALVLAEKVRDYVDIFEIGSPFIIQEGMRAVREFRRYFPEKKILADTKIMDAGEYEAELTFKAGADYCTVLGVTDILTIKACLAAAKKYGKQVFVDTICVPDLNTRIKELEDVGVDSISVHVGVDEQAVGQTPLNALKQVKQLSKHSQLSVAGGIKVSTVDQYQALGADIIIVGGGVNHADDPVATAKALADKIHSHENVSA
- the hxlB gene encoding 6-phospho-3-hexuloisomerase, coding for MEAKSLKTIISELDQYAPMIDDTQVETVAKMAFQANRIFVGGAGRSGFAGRGFAMRLMHLGLHAYFVGETTTPSIGEGDLLVIGSGSGSTGSLVVDAKKAKAVGAKLATVTIYPTAEIGSLADAIIAIPGETPKNETGAADTAHSVQPMGTLFEQLSWLTYDAIILELMKLTGETTDTMFPRHANLE
- a CDS encoding PTS mannitol transporter subunit IICBA, whose translation is MDLKVAQAKVQKFGATLSAMVMPNIGVFIGWGLLTALFIPTGWTPNKQLNELVGPILTYLLPALIGYTAGANIYGRRGGVIGAFATLGVIVGSSVTMLVGGMIMGPIGAILLKKFDKLVKGKVKPGMEMLVDNFSLGILGFILVILGFLAIAPIITGIQNFLSAGVNFMTKRDLIPLTSLFVQPAQILFLNNAINHGIMVPLGLQQAAEAGKSILFLVEANGAIWVGTALAFAKFGTGIAKKTAPGAAVIMFFGGIAEVVFPYCLMMPLTILGPMAGNIFSLTVLSLFGGGTVGPPSPGSVFAFYMMTPKSSLLVNSIAYFGALAVSFAVTGLILKFVRQPNASKMLSSFDTAAVATAGPAAPAVSEELQTAEKDDGIAVAPKNQLRHLNRIIFACDAGMGSSAMGASILSAELKKVGLSPEVDHMAVADIGDETSRADLIVTNESIEPRAEMMSKGSLPILTVKNFMDRTEYQRIIDQIRTMVGDTDDHVTQKQAAEETAITLQVAEQVLEKPLFPVENIVLGASFQDKNAAISACADILIEGGYVKPFYKQEMFAREEDLSVYLGDGVAMPHGLTQSDSILHSGICFVQVPDGVDFDGNTAYLLVGVAGKGEEHVQLLGQIAQALTEDNNIQKLREAKDKQTVLSILKLSEH